A region of Sulfuricella denitrificans skB26 DNA encodes the following proteins:
- a CDS encoding monovalent cation:proton antiporter family protein, translating into MHNTLQLVLILLAAAVLVVALFRSLRLPPLLAYLLVGMVIGPHALGWLPESSETSYLAEFGVVFLMFSIGLEFSLPQLKAMQGIVFGLGGAQVLLTLALVLAACMFMGLSWQAGVALGGILAMSSTAIVSKLLAEKVELHSRHGREIVGVLLFQDLAVVPLLVLIPALAAGDQNLGWTMAEAFLKAAVLLAVLLVFGQRLLRPWFHLVAGHKTSELFMLNVLLVTLGLAYLTELAGLSMALGAFLAGILISETEYRYQVEADIQPFRDVLLGLFFVTIGMQLDLSAVADNFAWVMALLFALVVGKALLIGILSRFSGSELSVSIRTGLALAQGGEFGFVLLTLAGGVHLIDGPVMQVTLSAMLLSMLAAPFIIQYSEAIVQKVCGGEWVNRARELHEVAVRSASSEQHVIVCGYGRSGQNLARFLEQENISFIALDHDALRVKAAAVAGESVVYGDASRREVLMAAGLNRAKALVVTYADVKSSLRVLHHAHEMRPDLAVIVRTLDDTDLEKLRDAGATEVVPEVLEGSLMLASHTLMLLGVPLSRVVRRVRQIREARYNLLRGFFHGATDQDDELSEKMQPRLHTVALGEGGTAVGKTLADLNLDSLLVQVTAVRRRNIRALEPQPETMLQAGDVVVLLGAPENLAAAELRLLQG; encoded by the coding sequence ATGCATAACACCCTGCAACTTGTCCTGATTCTGCTTGCCGCCGCCGTGCTGGTGGTGGCTTTGTTTCGCTCGTTGCGCCTGCCCCCTTTGCTCGCTTACCTGCTGGTAGGCATGGTGATCGGCCCCCACGCCTTGGGATGGTTGCCGGAAAGCAGTGAAACCAGCTACCTGGCTGAATTCGGAGTGGTGTTCCTGATGTTCAGCATCGGCCTCGAATTCAGTCTGCCGCAATTGAAGGCCATGCAGGGGATCGTGTTCGGTCTGGGCGGCGCGCAGGTGCTGCTGACCCTGGCGCTGGTACTGGCGGCATGCATGTTCATGGGTTTGAGCTGGCAGGCAGGCGTGGCGCTGGGCGGCATTCTGGCAATGTCCTCAACCGCCATCGTTAGCAAGCTGCTGGCCGAGAAGGTGGAACTGCATTCCCGTCACGGCCGCGAAATTGTCGGCGTACTGTTGTTTCAGGACTTGGCGGTGGTGCCATTGCTGGTTCTGATCCCCGCCCTGGCTGCCGGCGATCAGAACCTGGGCTGGACGATGGCGGAAGCCTTCCTCAAGGCGGCAGTACTGCTGGCGGTGCTGCTGGTTTTCGGTCAGCGCCTCCTGCGCCCGTGGTTTCATCTCGTTGCCGGGCACAAAACCTCCGAACTGTTCATGCTCAACGTATTGCTGGTAACCCTCGGCCTTGCCTACCTGACCGAGCTTGCCGGTTTGTCGATGGCGCTGGGTGCCTTCCTTGCCGGAATCCTGATTTCAGAGACCGAATATCGCTATCAGGTGGAGGCCGATATCCAGCCTTTCCGCGATGTGCTGCTCGGCCTGTTTTTTGTCACCATCGGCATGCAGCTTGACCTCTCCGCGGTGGCTGACAATTTTGCCTGGGTGATGGCGCTGCTGTTCGCGCTGGTGGTTGGCAAGGCGCTGCTGATCGGTATCCTGAGCCGCTTTTCCGGCAGCGAGCTTTCAGTTTCTATTCGCACCGGGCTGGCGCTGGCCCAGGGAGGGGAATTTGGCTTTGTTCTGCTGACCTTGGCCGGAGGTGTGCATCTGATTGACGGGCCTGTCATGCAGGTAACCCTCTCGGCCATGCTGCTTTCGATGCTGGCGGCGCCATTCATCATTCAATATAGCGAAGCCATCGTGCAGAAGGTGTGCGGCGGTGAATGGGTGAATCGCGCCCGCGAATTGCATGAAGTCGCAGTGCGCAGCGCGTCCAGCGAACAGCATGTTATCGTCTGCGGTTATGGCCGAAGCGGACAGAATCTGGCGCGTTTTCTGGAGCAGGAAAACATTTCGTTCATTGCGCTTGACCATGACGCGCTGCGGGTCAAGGCGGCGGCGGTGGCGGGCGAAAGCGTCGTCTATGGCGATGCGAGCCGGCGCGAAGTATTGATGGCGGCCGGGTTGAACCGCGCCAAGGCGCTGGTAGTGACTTACGCCGACGTGAAATCATCGCTGCGGGTGCTGCACCATGCCCATGAAATGCGCCCAGACCTGGCTGTTATCGTGCGCACGCTGGATGATACGGATCTTGAAAAACTGCGGGATGCCGGTGCCACCGAAGTCGTGCCGGAAGTACTGGAAGGCAGCCTGATGCTGGCGTCTCACACCCTGATGCTGCTCGGCGTACCTCTGTCGCGCGTAGTCAGGCGCGTGCGCCAGATTCGGGAAGCACGCTACAATCTGCTGCGCGGCTTCTTTCACGGCGCCACCGACCAGGATGATGAGTTGAGCGAAAAAATGCAGCCGCGCCTGCATACAGTCGCCCTCGGCGAAGGCGGCACGGCGGTGGGAAAAACACTCGCCGATCTGAACCTGGACAGCCTGCTGGTGCAGGTGACAGCGGTCCGGCGGCGCAATATCCGCGCACTGGAGCCGCAGCCGGAAACCATGCTGCAGGCGGGCGACGTAGTGGTGCTGCTGGGCGCTCCGGAGAACTTGGCAGCGGCTGAGCTCAGACTGTTGCAGGGGTAG
- a CDS encoding prepilin-type N-terminal cleavage/methylation domain-containing protein, with translation MKKAQSGFTLVEIAIVLVIIGLLLGGVLKGQEMIENAKIKNAVNDMNGVTAAYNSYIDRFRRLPGDDGPLLTLQARGGPWANVTAGGNNNGIILISQANTFTAGGESVAFWQSLKAAGFISGNPADIGVAALPRNAFNALTGVGTGVTPATGTAVFSVCLSQVPGKAARAIDTQFDDGLPNQGSVLATLGAAGVNTAPGAAAATYSDANQYTVCKAM, from the coding sequence ATGAAAAAAGCCCAATCTGGTTTTACTTTGGTAGAAATCGCCATCGTGCTGGTGATCATAGGCCTGCTGCTGGGCGGCGTGCTGAAGGGGCAGGAAATGATCGAGAACGCCAAGATCAAAAACGCCGTCAATGACATGAACGGTGTCACGGCAGCCTACAATTCCTATATCGACCGCTTCCGCAGGTTGCCAGGCGACGACGGGCCTCTCCTCACGCTGCAAGCACGCGGCGGCCCCTGGGCGAACGTCACCGCCGGCGGCAACAATAACGGCATAATCTTGATCTCACAGGCCAACACCTTCACTGCTGGCGGCGAGTCCGTCGCTTTCTGGCAATCTCTCAAGGCTGCCGGCTTCATCTCCGGCAACCCGGCTGATATCGGAGTGGCTGCCCTGCCCCGCAACGCATTCAACGCCTTGACCGGCGTGGGCACCGGCGTTACCCCGGCCACCGGCACCGCCGTGTTCTCCGTATGCCTGTCACAGGTACCAGGCAAGGCAGCGCGTGCCATCGACACTCAGTTTGACGATGGCCTTCCTAACCAGGGCAGCGTCCTCGCCACACTGGGTGCCGCTGGCGTCAACACTGCTCCCGGCGCGGCTGCAGCAACTTATAGTGACGCTAACCAGTACACCGTCTGCAAAGCGATGTAA
- a CDS encoding prepilin-type N-terminal cleavage/methylation domain-containing protein → MKTTNGFTLVEMAIVLVIVGLLLGGLLMPLSTQVEQRRIGETQKSLDEINQALLGFVIVNKYLPCPANPTLASGAAGAGQARAFAAGTCTGGNSGVLPWATLGVSETDAWGNRYTYRVTVGFADTATFFTLASPGDSIIRTTSGGASIASNIPAVIISHGKNGSGAYNTAGTQLTISADPDEAENSNNDINFVSKAPTATFDDLVAWVSPNILFNRMVTAGKLP, encoded by the coding sequence ATGAAAACCACTAATGGTTTTACCCTGGTCGAAATGGCCATTGTGCTGGTGATCGTCGGCCTGCTGCTCGGTGGCCTGCTGATGCCACTGTCGACCCAAGTTGAACAAAGAAGAATCGGCGAGACTCAGAAATCGCTGGATGAAATCAACCAAGCTCTATTGGGGTTTGTAATTGTGAACAAATACCTTCCCTGCCCCGCAAACCCGACCCTCGCCAGCGGTGCCGCCGGCGCCGGTCAAGCGAGAGCTTTCGCCGCCGGCACTTGCACCGGGGGTAATAGCGGCGTGTTGCCCTGGGCAACGCTGGGAGTCAGCGAAACGGATGCCTGGGGCAACCGTTACACCTACCGTGTAACGGTAGGCTTTGCCGACACCGCAACCTTTTTTACCCTTGCTTCCCCTGGAGATTCGATAATCCGCACCACATCCGGGGGCGCTTCGATTGCCAGCAACATTCCCGCTGTTATCATTTCCCACGGCAAGAACGGTTCCGGAGCCTACAACACCGCGGGCACGCAACTTACCATCAGTGCCGACCCCGACGAAGCGGAAAACAGCAATAACGATATCAATTTCGTCAGCAAAGCTCCCACCGCTACCTTTGACGACCTTGTTGCCTGGGTTTCCCCCAATATTCTGTTCAACCGCATGGTCACTGCCGGCAAGCTGCCCTGA
- a CDS encoding type II secretion system F family protein has translation MTQFVYQAMDVEGKLLRGNMDASNLSDLELRLKRMELDLIDCKEVARQTLALRKRQVKRSDLINFCFYMEQLSGAGVPMLETLADLRDSLDHPRFREIVADLIESIEGGLQLSQAMEKHPDTFDSTFISLIAAGEHSGKIAEVFLNLTETLKWQDELASQTKKILMYPAFVGTIVLGVTFFLMIYLVPQLTGFIKNMGQELPFHTKALIFVSGIFINYWYMIIAIPLLTGAGLTFLIRTNPRARYMADDYLLRVWMIGPILHKIILARFATFFALMYASGVTILECIRLSEQIVANKVIEAGLHRAGLLISEGQNVTTSFQNVGIFPPLVVRMLKVGESTGSLDKALRNVSYFYNREVKESIEKVQTMIEPIMTVILGAILGWIMLSVLGPIYDTISKIKA, from the coding sequence ATGACCCAATTTGTTTACCAGGCCATGGATGTCGAAGGCAAACTCCTCCGCGGCAACATGGACGCCTCCAATCTCTCCGACCTGGAACTGCGCCTGAAGCGCATGGAACTGGATCTGATCGATTGCAAGGAGGTGGCGCGACAAACCCTGGCTTTGCGCAAACGTCAGGTAAAGCGCTCGGATCTGATCAACTTCTGTTTCTACATGGAACAACTCAGCGGCGCTGGTGTTCCGATGCTGGAAACTTTGGCCGACCTGCGCGACAGCCTCGATCATCCTCGCTTCCGCGAAATTGTCGCCGACCTGATCGAAAGCATCGAAGGCGGCCTGCAACTCTCACAGGCGATGGAAAAGCATCCTGACACCTTCGACTCGACTTTCATCAGTCTGATCGCGGCAGGCGAACACAGCGGCAAGATCGCCGAGGTATTCCTCAACCTGACCGAGACACTAAAATGGCAGGACGAGCTTGCCTCACAGACAAAAAAAATCCTGATGTACCCGGCTTTCGTTGGCACCATCGTGCTCGGCGTCACCTTCTTCCTGATGATTTACCTGGTGCCACAGCTCACCGGATTCATCAAGAACATGGGACAAGAGCTGCCATTTCATACCAAGGCGCTGATTTTCGTCTCCGGCATCTTCATTAATTACTGGTATATGATCATCGCCATTCCATTGCTGACAGGGGCAGGCCTTACCTTTTTGATCAGGACCAATCCGCGCGCACGCTACATGGCCGACGATTACTTGCTGCGGGTGTGGATGATCGGGCCTATCCTGCATAAAATCATCCTCGCCCGCTTCGCCACTTTTTTCGCGCTGATGTACGCATCAGGCGTCACCATTCTCGAATGCATCCGGTTGTCAGAACAGATCGTCGCCAACAAAGTCATCGAAGCTGGCCTGCATCGGGCTGGGTTGCTTATTTCTGAGGGGCAGAACGTCACTACCAGCTTTCAGAATGTAGGCATCTTTCCGCCCTTGGTCGTACGCATGCTCAAAGTAGGCGAAAGCACCGGCTCCCTGGATAAGGCGCTGCGCAATGTCAGCTATTTCTATAACCGCGAAGTCAAAGAATCGATCGAAAAAGTCCAGACCATGATCGAACCCATCATGACCGTCATTCTCGGTGCCATTCTGGGCTGGATCATGCTGTCTGTGCTCGGCCCGATTTACGATACCATCAGCAAGATCAAGGCCTGA
- a CDS encoding GspE/PulE family protein has protein sequence MAEQPKLPLGKLLVLKGVISDDQLRIALLEQKHSSLPLGKLLTNLGFVTEATVREALSENLNQQSADLSHMVVDPSSLKLISKDIAKRYHVFPLDFDKPSLTLKLAMSDTNNIVALDQIRAMLGKDVIVTPILAGDSEIMRAIDQYFGFELSIDGILHEIETGEIDYQSLQTVSDEYSQPLVRLIDALLADAVQHGASDIHFEPEQFFLRIRYRIDGVLRQIRSLHKTYWAAMAVRLKVMSSMNIAETRAPQDGRISITFSGRPIDFRVSAQPTAHGENIVLRILDRQKGIVALDKLGLEENELTLLKLMLARPDGIILVTGPTGSGKTTTLYSILNHINTESVNIMTLEDPVEYPMNMIRQTSVNEAAKMDFANGIRSMMRQDPDVILIGEIRDADTAEMAFRAAMTGHQVYSTLHTNSAIGAIPRLLDIGVLPDIIAGNIIGIVAQRLMRKLCPHCKQPYQPEVMEGRLLGLEKEKLNITIYQATGCEHCNYQGYKGRIAIMELLKLDSDLDELIARRAPAIEVRAMALSKGFITLAEDGIRRVLDGSTSLEEVARVVDLTDKVRSFARNRSNS, from the coding sequence ATGGCCGAACAACCGAAACTTCCCTTAGGCAAACTGCTGGTTCTGAAGGGCGTCATCAGCGACGACCAGTTACGCATTGCCCTGCTCGAGCAAAAGCATTCCAGCCTGCCGCTGGGAAAACTGCTCACCAATCTCGGCTTCGTCACGGAAGCCACGGTGCGCGAAGCGCTGAGCGAAAACCTGAATCAGCAGAGCGCGGATTTGTCCCACATGGTGGTGGACCCTTCCTCGCTCAAGCTCATTTCAAAGGACATCGCCAAGCGTTACCACGTCTTCCCGCTGGACTTCGACAAGCCAAGCCTCACGTTGAAGCTGGCGATGTCCGACACCAACAATATTGTCGCACTCGACCAGATCCGCGCCATGCTTGGCAAAGATGTCATCGTGACCCCGATACTCGCCGGCGATTCCGAAATCATGCGGGCGATCGACCAGTATTTCGGCTTCGAGTTATCGATTGACGGCATCCTGCACGAAATCGAAACCGGGGAAATCGATTACCAGAGCCTGCAAACCGTATCTGACGAATACAGCCAGCCGCTGGTCCGCCTGATCGATGCACTGCTCGCCGATGCGGTACAGCACGGCGCCTCCGACATCCACTTCGAGCCGGAACAGTTCTTTCTGCGCATTCGCTACCGCATCGACGGCGTGCTGCGCCAGATCCGCAGCCTGCACAAAACCTACTGGGCCGCCATGGCTGTGCGCCTCAAGGTGATGAGCAGTATGAATATCGCCGAAACGCGCGCCCCTCAGGATGGCCGTATTTCCATCACTTTTTCGGGACGACCGATCGATTTTCGCGTTTCTGCCCAGCCCACTGCGCATGGCGAAAACATCGTGCTGCGCATCCTCGACCGGCAAAAAGGCATCGTGGCGCTGGACAAACTCGGCCTGGAGGAAAATGAGCTGACACTGCTCAAGCTGATGCTGGCCCGGCCGGATGGAATCATCCTGGTGACCGGCCCGACCGGCAGCGGAAAAACCACCACGCTATATTCCATCCTGAATCACATCAATACCGAAAGCGTCAACATCATGACGCTGGAAGATCCGGTCGAATACCCGATGAACATGATCCGCCAGACCTCGGTCAATGAAGCGGCCAAGATGGATTTTGCCAACGGCATCCGGTCGATGATGCGACAGGATCCAGACGTCATCCTGATCGGCGAAATCCGCGATGCGGATACGGCAGAAATGGCTTTCCGCGCTGCCATGACCGGCCACCAGGTGTATTCCACCCTGCACACCAACTCGGCAATCGGGGCGATTCCGCGGCTGCTGGACATCGGTGTACTGCCCGACATTATCGCCGGGAATATTATCGGTATTGTCGCCCAGCGCCTGATGCGCAAACTCTGCCCCCACTGCAAGCAACCCTACCAGCCGGAAGTGATGGAAGGCCGTCTTCTCGGACTCGAAAAAGAAAAACTGAACATCACGATCTACCAGGCAACCGGGTGTGAACATTGCAACTACCAGGGCTACAAAGGACGTATCGCGATCATGGAACTGCTCAAACTGGACTCGGATCTGGATGAGCTGATTGCAAGGCGTGCGCCCGCCATCGAAGTCAGGGCCATGGCCTTGTCCAAAGGCTTCATCACCCTGGCCGAAGATGGCATCCGCCGTGTGCTGGATGGCTCCACCTCGCTCGAAGAAGTTGCACGCGTGGTGGATCTGACCGACAAGGTCAGAAGTTTCGCTCGCAATCGATCCAACTCATAA
- a CDS encoding tetratricopeptide repeat protein — translation MSLLMEALKKAERAKQGQTAPNTEHPDSSAETPKSVAAPSPELSLLSLEGAAGRVGITGNSDSPAVTTPSEPPPSIPDLTPLSIEDQNTTPTRVEPTVSALELTLSETPIPRGGLASPAPMATPSVEPEAQPQAATSSKSGASIPPVHPVEAPRKAQPQDIRTIAAAQQKAKTVFSAKQPTRNRTLLFTGAAVAVVLGLVGFGVYYWQITSTSTMLLPASASQPTSAAAPATPDDAAAPLQQPGIPVASAQNSIDNPTLSTAEGPAPVSAQASPPSTPTAYDPARAETRSGSEPFKENPAIRIRQSAATSQLNPTLGKAYQSFLAGDIGTAQQLYHKVLQQEPNNRDALLGMAAIALKQKQSSQAAAYYGKLLDLDPADSDALAGLIGLQGQSDPAQSESRLKKALIQNPQADAAHFALGNLYTQQSRWAEAQQSYFRAYSSAPGNADYAFNLAVSLDHLNQGKLALDYYQRALALPGPANFDRPSVQIRIKELLQPAGN, via the coding sequence ATGAGCTTACTGATGGAGGCGCTGAAAAAGGCTGAGCGCGCCAAACAGGGGCAAACAGCTCCAAACACAGAGCACCCCGATAGTTCAGCGGAGACCCCGAAATCTGTCGCGGCACCAAGCCCGGAACTTTCTCTGCTTTCTCTGGAAGGAGCTGCAGGGCGCGTCGGCATTACAGGAAACAGCGATTCCCCCGCTGTTACCACCCCCTCAGAGCCACCCCCTTCCATACCGGATTTAACGCCTCTGTCTATCGAGGATCAGAACACTACGCCAACCCGTGTCGAACCAACCGTTTCCGCACTGGAACTCACCCTGTCAGAGACTCCGATCCCCAGAGGGGGACTCGCGAGTCCGGCCCCGATGGCAACACCGAGCGTTGAACCAGAGGCACAACCACAAGCAGCAACAAGTTCCAAATCCGGCGCCAGCATTCCACCAGTACACCCCGTCGAAGCCCCCCGCAAGGCCCAACCACAAGACATCAGGACTATCGCCGCGGCGCAGCAGAAAGCCAAAACAGTCTTCTCTGCCAAGCAACCCACCCGCAATCGGACCCTGCTGTTCACCGGAGCTGCCGTTGCGGTCGTGCTCGGACTGGTCGGCTTCGGGGTTTACTACTGGCAAATCACGTCCACCAGCACCATGCTCCTCCCTGCCAGCGCATCCCAACCGACCAGCGCCGCTGCGCCGGCCACCCCTGACGATGCAGCAGCGCCGCTGCAGCAACCAGGCATACCTGTCGCGTCAGCACAGAATTCTATCGACAACCCTACACTGAGCACGGCCGAAGGTCCCGCCCCCGTGTCGGCACAGGCCAGCCCTCCATCAACACCCACCGCATACGATCCAGCGCGAGCAGAAACTCGTAGTGGTTCAGAACCCTTCAAGGAAAATCCAGCCATCCGAATCCGGCAAAGCGCGGCTACCAGCCAGCTCAACCCGACTCTAGGCAAGGCCTACCAATCTTTCCTCGCCGGCGACATCGGAACAGCGCAGCAGCTATATCACAAGGTGCTGCAGCAGGAACCGAACAACCGCGATGCACTGCTGGGCATGGCGGCCATCGCACTGAAGCAGAAGCAATCCAGCCAGGCAGCAGCCTATTATGGCAAGCTGCTCGACCTCGACCCGGCTGACTCTGATGCGCTGGCAGGGCTGATTGGTCTGCAAGGGCAATCCGACCCGGCACAAAGCGAAAGCCGTTTAAAGAAAGCTCTGATACAAAACCCGCAGGCTGACGCGGCCCATTTTGCCCTGGGGAATCTGTACACCCAGCAGTCGCGCTGGGCAGAGGCCCAACAATCCTATTTCCGCGCCTACAGCAGCGCACCCGGCAACGCTGACTATGCCTTCAACCTCGCCGTCAGCCTCGATCATCTGAACCAGGGCAAGCTGGCGCTCGACTATTACCAGCGCGCCCTTGCTCTGCCCGGCCCGGCAAACTTCGACAGACCCTCAGTTCAGATTCGCATCAAGGAACTGCTGCAACCGGCAGGCAACTAG
- the mshL gene encoding pilus (MSHA type) biogenesis protein MshL, translating into MKNTLIAFTGSLLLAACGTQPITPSAGHIKDEPRAAGNIPKPVQQAAPLPPPKPATKAETYSVVVNNVPVQELLFALARDARVNVDVHPGIEGSVTLNALNQTLPQLLTRIAKQVDMRYELDGPNLVVMPDSPFLRNYKVDYLNMSRDATSNVSIATQISTTGTGAGGTSSGTGNNNSTTSVTNKSNNRFWETLVQNIKDILRETDKVLPEGSSETTTEQAGNQSTSGTGAAATARQSGSRTNAAPTNLAGSPNPATLLTDNTTVTRRTTFREAASVIANPENGLLSVRATGRQHEKIREFIDQVMTSARRQVLIEATVVEVKLSDQYQQGINWSSLRNDSTGFNLTQGRIGTLPSGVNPGVSPGIFTLGYANPNSVIGNIAATIQLLESFGNVKVLSSPKISVLNNQTALLKVVDNKIYFTISVTPATYSLGVLTAPAVYTSTVNTVPVGFVMSVTPQIDDTDTVTLNVRPTISRVTGYINDPSPALADAGVISPIPEIQTREMESILKVSSGQVAVMGGLMQDSVDNLKDAIPGLSKIPLIGSAFTYRNETSTKSELVIFLRPIVVKEASLDGDFKDYRNFLPNKDTLKDPENLLIESAKVGAARP; encoded by the coding sequence ATGAAGAACACCTTGATCGCTTTTACCGGTAGCCTGCTTCTTGCCGCCTGCGGCACGCAGCCCATCACGCCCTCTGCTGGCCACATCAAGGATGAACCGCGCGCCGCCGGGAACATCCCGAAACCAGTGCAGCAGGCTGCGCCACTACCCCCGCCAAAACCCGCTACCAAGGCGGAAACCTATAGCGTCGTCGTAAACAATGTTCCGGTGCAGGAACTACTGTTCGCGCTGGCGCGGGACGCCAGAGTCAATGTCGACGTTCACCCCGGCATCGAGGGTAGCGTCACGCTCAACGCGCTCAACCAGACCCTGCCGCAGTTGCTCACCCGCATCGCCAAACAGGTGGATATGCGCTATGAACTGGATGGCCCTAACTTGGTCGTGATGCCGGACTCCCCGTTCCTGCGCAACTACAAGGTGGATTACCTCAACATGTCGCGGGATGCCACCAGCAACGTCAGCATTGCCACCCAGATTTCCACCACCGGCACTGGGGCTGGCGGCACAAGTAGCGGCACGGGCAACAACAACTCCACCACCTCCGTCACCAACAAATCCAACAACCGTTTCTGGGAAACCCTGGTCCAGAACATCAAGGATATTCTGCGGGAAACCGACAAAGTGCTGCCCGAAGGTTCTTCCGAAACCACTACTGAACAGGCCGGCAATCAGAGCACCTCCGGCACGGGCGCCGCCGCGACGGCGCGGCAGTCCGGCAGCCGCACCAATGCGGCACCGACCAATCTGGCCGGCAGTCCCAATCCAGCCACGCTGCTTACCGACAACACCACCGTAACACGGCGCACCACCTTCCGCGAGGCCGCTTCGGTCATCGCCAACCCGGAAAACGGTCTTCTCAGCGTGCGCGCCACCGGTCGCCAGCATGAAAAAATTCGGGAATTCATCGACCAGGTAATGACCAGCGCCAGGCGCCAGGTGCTGATCGAGGCGACGGTGGTCGAGGTCAAGCTTTCCGACCAGTATCAACAAGGCATCAACTGGTCCAGCCTGCGCAATGACAGTACCGGCTTCAACCTCACCCAAGGCCGGATCGGCACCCTGCCGTCGGGCGTGAATCCCGGTGTCTCACCCGGAATTTTCACGCTCGGCTACGCCAACCCGAACTCGGTCATCGGCAATATCGCCGCCACCATCCAGCTTCTGGAATCCTTCGGCAATGTCAAAGTACTGTCCAGCCCGAAGATCAGCGTACTGAACAATCAAACGGCTCTGCTCAAGGTGGTGGACAACAAGATCTATTTCACTATCAGCGTAACTCCTGCCACGTACAGTTTAGGCGTACTCACGGCACCGGCCGTTTATACCAGCACCGTCAATACCGTGCCGGTGGGCTTCGTGATGAGCGTCACCCCCCAGATCGACGATACCGACACGGTTACCCTCAACGTGAGGCCCACCATCTCCCGGGTCACCGGCTACATCAACGACCCCAGCCCGGCTCTCGCCGATGCAGGCGTGATCAGCCCGATTCCGGAAATCCAGACCCGCGAGATGGAATCCATCCTCAAGGTAAGCAGCGGCCAGGTAGCGGTAATGGGCGGACTGATGCAGGACTCCGTCGACAACCTCAAGGATGCCATTCCCGGTTTATCGAAAATCCCTTTGATCGGAAGCGCCTTTACCTACCGCAACGAAACCAGCACCAAGTCCGAACTGGTTATCTTCCTGCGCCCGATCGTCGTCAAGGAAGCGAGCCTGGACGGTGATTTCAAGGACTATCGCAATTTCCTGCCCAATAAGGACACGCTCAAGGATCCAGAGAACCTCCTGATCGAATCAGCCAAAGTGGGGGCTGCTCGACCATGA